One window of the Mytilus galloprovincialis chromosome 14, xbMytGall1.hap1.1, whole genome shotgun sequence genome contains the following:
- the LOC143058319 gene encoding uncharacterized protein LOC143058319: protein MQVEIMIREIVFIVLLFPVTQQSPLEKKESVLSESRLQNEYPIGFNLIPSTTPYHLTKAHPLRRKSRNVFKLPNDVLDSREGNIHKSEHSSKSKLDRQVSSNGISKSRNVFKLPNSDRIIKGPNVWKTRGPNLWTTKGPNVWKTRGPNVWKTRGPNIHTTKEPNVWKTRGPNVLTTKGPNMWTTKEPNVWKTRGPNIWKTRGPNVWRTRGPNVWRTKGPTVQPTEKFTNNNIKTTSIASSNDSETRGPTVKPNENVSKLSQATDDTNNIGTVVAPIVACILLLAAIIILIVLFKSKCIRINNTRQRQTINGEIPNQHDTKRQLILVNGQTEPISGGIENGTD from the exons ATGCAAGTA GAAATCATGATTAGAGAGATCGTTTTTATCGTCTTGTTATTTCCTGTAACCCAACAGTCTCCACTAGAAAAGAAGGAAAGTGTATTATCGGAATCAAGATTACAAAACGAATATCCAATTGGATTCAACTTGATACCAAGTACAACACCTTATCATTTGACAAAAGCACATCCCTTGAGACGAAAATCCCGAAATGTATTCAAATTACCAAACGATGTTTTGGATAGTAGAGAAGGAAACATCCACAAGTCAGAACACTCTTCTAAATCTAAATTAGATAGACAAGTTTCTTCCAACGgcatatctaaatccaggaatgTGTTCAAGTTACCAAACAGTGATAGGATAATAAAAGGACCAAACGTATGGAAAACAAGAGGACCAAACTTGTGGACAACAAAAGGACCAAACGTATGGAAAACCAGAGGACCAAACGTATGGAAAACCAGAGGACCAAACATTCACACAACAAAAGAACCAAACGTATGGAAAACAAGAGGACCAAACGTGTTGACAACAAAAGGACCGAACATGTGGACAACAAAAGAACCAAACGTATGGAAAACAAGAGGACCAAACATATGGAAAACAAGAGGACCAAACGTGTGGAGAACAAGAGGACCAAACGTGTGGAGAACAAAAGGACCAACCGTGCAGCCAACAGAAAAGTTTACCAATAATAATATCAAAACAACATCTATTGCGTCTTCAAATGATTCGGAAACAAGAGGACCAACCGTGAAGCCTAACGAAAACGTATCCAAACTATCTCAAGCAACGGATGATACAAATAATATTGGTACTGTTGTAGCACCTATTGTTGCGTGTATTCTACTATTAGCTGCTATTATAATACTAATTGTATTGTTTAAATCTAAATGCATCAGAATAAATAATACAAGGCAACGCCAAACCATAAATGGAGAAATTCCTAATCAACATGATACTAAACGACAACTGATACTAGTAAACGGACAAACAGAACCGATCAGTGGTGGCATAGAGAATGGTACCGATTAA